The following coding sequences are from one Streptomyces sp. NBC_01294 window:
- a CDS encoding endonuclease/exonuclease/phosphatase family protein, translating into MRRMRRRWFTAALCALALCAPGSLTPASAAEDPGKAGQARLRVLTRNLYLGGDLAPVLAATSPQALVAAVTAVYANVQATNFPERAGALADEIAKSGPHLVGLQEAVLWRSQTPAGPGSATHVEYDFLQILLDALAARGKHYAAVASVVVGSDFEAPRSTPSGLQDIRLTDRDVLLARTDLPAGVFSVANAQAATFQSHLPICRPVLGCPPNPPLQVRRGWVAADATLRGHTARVVTTHLEPASPTVQEAQADELLAGPLNTTLPTVLLGDLNSAAGGVGATPGTATQSHNKLLAAGFTDGWSRTRPRNPGFTCCQAPDLRNLTSSLSQRIDYVLHRGKITAVATDRLGESRADRTPSGLWPSDHAGVRSVLRLR; encoded by the coding sequence ATGCGTCGCATGCGTCGCCGTTGGTTCACCGCCGCCCTGTGTGCACTCGCGCTGTGCGCACCCGGGTCACTCACGCCGGCCTCGGCCGCCGAGGATCCCGGAAAGGCCGGCCAGGCCCGCTTGCGGGTCCTGACGCGTAACCTCTATCTGGGTGGCGACCTCGCACCCGTCCTCGCCGCGACCAGTCCGCAGGCGCTCGTCGCCGCCGTGACCGCCGTGTACGCGAACGTCCAGGCCACCAACTTCCCCGAGCGCGCCGGGGCGCTCGCCGACGAGATCGCCAAGAGCGGCCCCCACCTCGTGGGCCTGCAGGAAGCCGTCCTGTGGCGCAGCCAGACCCCCGCCGGACCGGGCAGCGCCACCCACGTCGAGTACGACTTCCTGCAGATCCTGCTCGACGCGCTCGCCGCCCGCGGCAAGCACTACGCGGCCGTGGCCAGCGTCGTCGTCGGCAGCGACTTCGAGGCCCCGCGCTCCACGCCGAGCGGCCTGCAGGACATCCGCCTCACCGACCGCGACGTGCTCCTGGCCCGTACCGACCTGCCCGCGGGCGTCTTCTCCGTGGCCAACGCGCAGGCCGCCACCTTCCAGAGCCACCTGCCCATCTGCCGCCCGGTCCTCGGCTGCCCGCCCAATCCGCCTCTCCAGGTCCGACGCGGCTGGGTCGCCGCCGACGCCACCCTGCGCGGCCACACCGCCCGGGTGGTGACCACCCACCTGGAGCCCGCCTCGCCCACCGTCCAGGAGGCACAGGCCGACGAACTGCTCGCCGGCCCGCTGAACACCACACTGCCCACCGTGCTCCTCGGCGACCTCAACTCCGCGGCCGGCGGCGTCGGCGCAACACCGGGCACCGCCACCCAGAGCCACAACAAGCTCCTGGCCGCGGGCTTCACGGACGGCTGGAGCCGCACCCGCCCCCGCAACCCCGGCTTCACCTGCTGCCAGGCCCCGGACCTGCGCAACCTCACCTCCAGCCTCAGCCAGCGCATCGACTACGTGCTCCACCGCGGCAAGATCACCGCAGTGGCGACCGACCGACTGGGCGAGTCCCGGGCCGACCGCACCCCGTCGGGCCTGTGGCCCTCCGACCACGCGGGTGTCAGGAGCGTGCTGCGACTGCGGTGA
- the tuf gene encoding elongation factor Tu, with amino-acid sequence MAKTAFVRTKPHLNIGTMGHVDHGKTTLTAAITKVLAGRGGASFVPFDRIDRAPEEARRGITINLTHVEYETDTRHYAHVDMPGHADYIKNMVTGAAQLDGAILVVSALDGVMPQTAEHVLLARQVGVDHIVVALNKADAGDPELTDLVELEVRELLTAHGYGGDGAPVVRVSGLGALEGDPRWTGAIEALLDAVDTYVPTPVRYTDAPFLLPVENVLTITGRGTVVTGAVERGSVRLGDRVAILGADGEPAETVVTGLETFGKPMESAEAGDNVALLLRGVPRDGVRRGHVVAAPGSVTPKRRFRAQVYVLSGREGGRTTPVATGYRPQFYIRTADVVGDVDLGEAGAARPGETVTMTVELGRDVPLESGLGFAIREGGRTVGAGTVTAVLG; translated from the coding sequence ATGGCCAAGACGGCCTTCGTGCGCACCAAGCCGCACCTCAACATCGGCACCATGGGTCACGTCGACCACGGCAAGACCACCCTCACCGCCGCCATCACCAAGGTCCTCGCCGGGCGCGGCGGCGCCTCCTTCGTGCCGTTCGACCGCATCGACCGGGCGCCCGAGGAGGCCCGGCGCGGGATCACCATCAACCTCACGCACGTCGAGTACGAGACCGACACCCGGCACTACGCCCACGTGGACATGCCCGGTCACGCGGACTACATCAAGAACATGGTCACGGGGGCCGCGCAGCTCGACGGGGCGATCCTCGTCGTCTCCGCGCTCGACGGGGTCATGCCACAAACCGCCGAGCACGTGCTGCTCGCCCGGCAGGTCGGCGTCGACCACATCGTGGTGGCGCTCAACAAGGCCGACGCCGGGGACCCCGAGCTGACCGACCTGGTCGAGCTGGAGGTCCGCGAGCTGCTCACCGCGCACGGATACGGCGGTGACGGCGCGCCGGTCGTCCGCGTCTCCGGGCTCGGGGCGCTGGAGGGCGACCCGCGGTGGACCGGGGCGATCGAGGCGCTGCTGGACGCGGTGGACACGTACGTGCCGACGCCGGTGCGGTACACGGACGCGCCGTTCCTGCTGCCGGTGGAGAACGTACTGACCATCACCGGCCGCGGGACCGTCGTGACCGGCGCCGTCGAGCGCGGCAGCGTACGCCTCGGCGACCGCGTCGCGATCCTGGGCGCCGACGGCGAGCCGGCCGAGACGGTCGTCACCGGCCTGGAGACCTTCGGCAAGCCGATGGAGTCCGCCGAGGCCGGGGACAACGTCGCACTGCTGCTGCGCGGGGTGCCGCGCGACGGCGTGCGCCGCGGGCACGTGGTGGCCGCTCCCGGCAGCGTGACGCCGAAGCGGCGCTTCCGGGCGCAGGTGTACGTGCTCTCCGGGCGCGAGGGCGGCCGTACGACGCCGGTCGCCACCGGCTACCGCCCGCAGTTCTACATCCGCACCGCCGACGTGGTCGGGGACGTGGACCTGGGGGAGGCCGGCGCGGCCCGGCCGGGCGAGACGGTCACGATGACCGTCGAGCTCGGGCGGGACGTCCCGCTGGAGTCCGGCCTCGGTTTCGCGATCCGCGAGGGCGGGCGGACCGTCGGCGCCGGGACGGTGACGGCCGTACTCGGGTGA